The following are from one region of the Synechococcus sp. CBW1108 genome:
- a CDS encoding amylosucrase, whose translation MYEQICHSLLNTILDDLRPEIRRQNLRHFYTRLGANFYAIHSLFNKLYGERKDFQAQITRLVETMAEGYICRSEESERLDMHREQDHNWFLSQKWVGMALYTNGFAEDLADLANKISYFQELGINMVHIMPILSCPEGKSDGGYAISNFREIDSRVGNLIDFQKLSEQFRKNDILLVLDIVLNHTSDEHEWALKAKAGDPKYQRYYLTFEDRSVPDVFEQGMPEVFPETDPGNFTWNAEMGRWVMTVFHDYQWDLDYRNPEVFIEILSIVLFWANQGVDVMRLDAVAFLWKKMGSTCQNEREAHLILQLLKDCCQVTAPGVLFIAEAIVAPSELAKYFGEDAIIAKECEIAYNSTLMALLWDGVATRNTKLLAEGIKSLPSKLERATWLTYVRCHDDIGFGFDDRDIVAAGYVPNLHRSFLIDYFSGKYDQGPRGLVFMRNDYTGDARICGSLASLAGLESALENSDQYSITKAIERILLLHGVIMSFGGIPLLYNGDALGVLNDYSYANDLSKANDNRWVHRSKIDWEKAALRHHRGTVEFTIFTAIKRMISIRKEISAFADFNNRELLNSGNEHLLCYLRFDPRGSSGKIFVVANFDDHPQRLDLEKLAQYGINPRANYVDLYSGVKPSRYESSIAMQGGQFYWLSEN comes from the coding sequence ATGTACGAACAGATTTGCCATTCGCTATTAAATACGATTCTGGATGACCTCCGGCCGGAAATCAGGCGTCAGAATCTGCGTCACTTCTACACCAGGCTTGGGGCTAATTTTTATGCCATCCATTCACTATTTAACAAACTTTACGGTGAGCGAAAAGATTTTCAAGCTCAAATTACCCGTCTAGTCGAGACAATGGCTGAAGGATATATCTGCCGCTCGGAGGAATCTGAGCGTTTGGACATGCATCGCGAGCAGGATCACAATTGGTTTCTATCGCAAAAATGGGTAGGGATGGCGCTCTACACCAACGGGTTCGCTGAAGACCTCGCTGATCTTGCGAATAAGATTAGCTATTTTCAGGAATTGGGAATTAATATGGTACATATTATGCCGATTTTGAGTTGCCCGGAGGGCAAGAGTGACGGCGGCTACGCAATCAGTAATTTCCGTGAGATTGATAGTCGGGTAGGTAATTTGATTGATTTCCAAAAACTTTCGGAACAGTTCAGAAAAAATGATATTCTATTAGTTCTTGACATCGTTCTAAACCATACCTCAGACGAGCATGAGTGGGCACTCAAGGCTAAGGCAGGGGATCCGAAATATCAACGCTATTACCTGACCTTCGAAGATCGATCAGTTCCTGATGTATTCGAGCAGGGTATGCCAGAGGTTTTTCCTGAAACCGATCCCGGCAACTTTACCTGGAATGCTGAAATGGGACGCTGGGTGATGACCGTGTTCCATGACTACCAGTGGGATCTGGATTATCGCAACCCCGAAGTCTTCATTGAGATCTTGTCAATAGTGCTCTTCTGGGCCAATCAAGGCGTGGATGTTATGCGGCTCGATGCGGTTGCGTTCCTCTGGAAAAAGATGGGCTCAACTTGCCAAAACGAGAGGGAAGCGCATCTTATCTTACAGTTACTAAAAGACTGTTGCCAGGTAACAGCCCCCGGAGTTCTATTTATTGCTGAAGCCATAGTCGCGCCAAGTGAACTCGCCAAATACTTTGGAGAAGATGCAATCATTGCAAAAGAATGTGAAATTGCTTATAATTCTACCCTCATGGCATTGCTGTGGGATGGAGTTGCAACCAGAAACACAAAATTACTGGCTGAGGGTATCAAGAGCCTTCCATCCAAGCTGGAGCGAGCCACCTGGCTCACCTACGTGCGATGCCATGATGATATTGGCTTTGGCTTTGATGATCGTGACATCGTGGCTGCTGGTTATGTCCCTAATTTACATCGGAGTTTTCTTATTGACTACTTTAGTGGTAAGTATGACCAAGGGCCGAGGGGGCTGGTATTCATGCGTAATGATTACACCGGAGATGCACGAATTTGCGGCTCACTGGCTTCCTTGGCTGGACTCGAATCGGCACTGGAGAATTCAGATCAATACAGCATAACCAAAGCCATTGAAAGAATTTTGCTTCTCCACGGCGTTATCATGTCATTTGGGGGGATTCCCCTGCTCTACAACGGAGATGCTCTAGGTGTTCTTAACGACTATAGTTACGCTAATGACCTAAGCAAGGCTAATGACAATCGCTGGGTGCACCGCTCCAAGATTGACTGGGAGAAAGCAGCGCTTCGACACCATCGCGGAACGGTAGAATTCACAATCTTTACGGCAATCAAGAGGATGATTTCGATCCGAAAAGAAATATCAGCTTTTGCCGATTTTAACAACCGAGAGCTCTTGAATTCAGGCAATGAACATTTGCTCTGCTATCTTCGCTTTGATCCACGAGGAAGCTCTGGGAAAATCTTTGTCGTGGCTAACTTTGATGATCATCCTCAAAGACTTGATCTTGAAAAGCTAGCTCAGTATGGCATCAATCCGCGTGCCAACTATGTTGATCTCTACAGCGGTGTGAAGCCTTCCCGCTATGAAAGTTCAATCGCCATGCAAGGCGGGCAATTTTATTGGCTGAGCGAGAACTGA
- a CDS encoding HAD-IIB family hydrolase, which produces MTRLLICTDLDRTLLPNGDQEESPLARERFAAVASQLDVTLAYVSGRDLALVTQAIDRFSIPLPDWVIGDVGSGIYRLQDQDWIQSSAWQEEIALDWPGLVGSQISEALCSIHGLVLQEPARQSRYKLSYYLPLDFDLAAHRPEIEARLQILGARSSLIHSIDEQAQLGLLDVLPLRATKLHAVEFVMQQVGITAMHTVFAGDSGNDLPILISSVPSVVVANANQDLIRVAETSSREQGLADFLYVAKGNLLGMNGNYSAGILEGLVHYHPETKDWIV; this is translated from the coding sequence ATGACGCGTCTCCTGATCTGCACAGACCTCGATCGGACACTGTTGCCCAACGGCGATCAGGAGGAGTCCCCCCTCGCCAGGGAACGTTTTGCTGCAGTGGCCTCCCAGCTAGACGTCACGTTGGCCTATGTCTCGGGTCGAGATCTGGCCCTTGTCACGCAAGCCATCGACCGCTTCTCCATACCCCTCCCAGACTGGGTGATCGGTGATGTGGGCAGCGGGATCTATCGCTTGCAGGATCAGGACTGGATCCAGTCCAGCGCATGGCAAGAGGAAATAGCCTTGGACTGGCCTGGCCTTGTCGGTAGTCAGATTTCCGAGGCCCTCTGCTCCATCCATGGGCTTGTACTTCAGGAACCAGCACGCCAAAGCCGGTACAAGTTGAGTTATTACCTACCGTTGGATTTTGATCTAGCCGCGCATCGTCCGGAAATCGAAGCCAGACTCCAAATTTTGGGGGCTCGATCAAGTCTGATCCATAGCATTGATGAGCAGGCACAGCTGGGCCTTCTCGATGTCTTGCCGTTGCGGGCAACAAAGCTACATGCAGTTGAATTCGTGATGCAGCAAGTGGGTATAACGGCCATGCACACGGTTTTCGCAGGGGATAGCGGCAATGATCTTCCAATTCTCATCAGTTCAGTCCCCTCTGTTGTGGTTGCCAATGCAAATCAAGATCTGATTCGCGTAGCTGAAACCAGCTCCAGGGAACAAGGCCTGGCGGATTTTCTATATGTTGCCAAGGGAAATCTTTTGGGAATGAATGGCAATTATAGCGCCGGTATTTTAGAAGGGCTAGTGCACTATCATCCCGAAACGAAGGATTGGATTGTCTGA
- a CDS encoding HAD-IIB family hydrolase, giving the protein MVATASPRGLYILLISVHGLIRGHNLELGRDADTGGQTKYIVELAKSLSRQVGVEGVDLVTRLIDDEAVSVDYKAPVEQLSANSRIVRIKAGPDEYILKEQLWPHMDSFADNLYIWLSKQPRLPDVIHTHYADAGYVGVRLANLTGLPLVHTGHSLGRDKYSRLLALGMGIEQIEERYHIQARISAEEDILSCAELVITSTRNEIESQYELYDYYTPEKMAVIPPGTNLEQFHPVIEGQTAISQAFQSNLSKFLRDPAKPMILALSRPDERKNIVSLLEAFGQNKSLQKLANLVIIAGNRDDIRELNDGAQSVLTELLWVIDVYDLYGLVALPKHHSAEDVPDIYRYAAASKGVFVNPALTEPFGLTLLEAAASGLPLVATENGGPVDIIGNCKNGLLVDPLSREAIADALLSILQNPSLWQKFSSNGLRNIARFYSWEAHAQSYLDLLKTLVSKRQTVAPIASTHQFRTYRKRALFTAIDNTLLGDNEGLEEFKKVVRTNRRQFLFGIATGRRLDSVLTILKRHCIAAPDVLITSLGTEIYYTAELIPDVAWSLHIDHSWTPLVLRRVLESLPGLSPQRKSEQSRFKVSYFYDVQLAPPIEEILCVLRQQDLSVNATLSFGQYLDLVPARASKGQALRYVTSRYNIPLDHTLVTGGSGGDADMLRGNTLGVVVANRHQEELSDLTANEQVFFASRAHAWGILEAISHYNFF; this is encoded by the coding sequence ATGGTAGCGACGGCTAGCCCCAGAGGTCTCTATATTCTGCTTATTAGTGTGCATGGGTTAATCCGAGGCCATAATCTTGAGCTCGGGCGAGACGCCGATACTGGAGGGCAGACAAAGTATATTGTGGAGCTTGCCAAGTCTTTATCCAGGCAGGTGGGAGTTGAGGGTGTTGATTTGGTGACCCGGCTGATCGATGATGAGGCTGTCAGTGTCGACTATAAAGCTCCGGTTGAGCAGCTATCCGCGAATTCTCGGATAGTTCGCATCAAGGCCGGTCCAGATGAATACATCCTGAAGGAGCAGCTCTGGCCCCATATGGATAGCTTTGCCGACAATCTGTATATCTGGCTTAGTAAGCAGCCACGCCTGCCGGATGTCATCCATACCCACTATGCCGATGCCGGTTACGTTGGCGTACGTCTTGCAAATCTCACTGGTCTGCCATTGGTGCATACGGGACACTCCCTAGGTCGCGACAAGTACAGTCGCCTCCTTGCGCTAGGAATGGGAATAGAGCAGATTGAAGAGCGATATCACATACAGGCTCGAATTAGCGCCGAAGAAGATATACTGAGTTGTGCTGAGCTGGTTATAACGAGCACTCGCAATGAAATTGAAAGCCAATATGAACTATATGATTATTACACGCCAGAGAAGATGGCGGTGATTCCGCCTGGAACCAATCTCGAGCAGTTCCATCCAGTCATCGAGGGCCAGACAGCTATATCACAAGCTTTTCAGAGCAACCTCAGTAAGTTTTTGCGTGATCCGGCCAAGCCGATGATTCTGGCTCTTTCACGGCCCGACGAGCGCAAGAACATCGTTTCGCTGCTCGAGGCTTTTGGCCAGAACAAGAGCTTGCAGAAGCTGGCTAATCTTGTAATTATTGCCGGCAATCGTGATGATATTCGTGAGCTCAATGATGGGGCTCAATCGGTGCTGACCGAATTGCTTTGGGTGATTGATGTTTATGACTTGTACGGACTAGTAGCGCTTCCCAAGCATCACTCTGCTGAGGATGTTCCTGATATTTATCGGTACGCAGCGGCGTCCAAGGGTGTTTTCGTTAATCCAGCCCTAACAGAACCATTCGGGCTCACATTGCTGGAGGCTGCTGCCAGCGGCCTACCCCTTGTAGCCACGGAAAATGGCGGCCCGGTGGATATCATCGGCAACTGTAAAAACGGGCTGCTGGTGGATCCACTCAGCCGTGAAGCCATCGCTGATGCCTTGCTTTCAATTCTTCAGAACCCTTCCCTTTGGCAAAAGTTTTCTAGCAATGGGCTGCGCAACATTGCCCGCTTTTACTCCTGGGAAGCCCATGCCCAGTCTTACCTTGACTTGCTAAAAACGCTTGTATCTAAGCGGCAGACAGTCGCCCCAATCGCCTCAACCCATCAATTCAGAACGTACCGGAAGCGAGCGCTTTTCACCGCGATCGACAATACACTTCTTGGTGATAATGAAGGACTGGAAGAGTTCAAAAAGGTAGTGCGAACCAACCGTCGCCAATTTCTCTTTGGGATCGCCACCGGTCGGCGATTGGATTCAGTGCTGACCATTCTAAAACGTCATTGCATTGCTGCTCCCGATGTGCTCATTACCAGCCTAGGCACGGAAATTTATTACACAGCAGAACTCATTCCAGACGTCGCCTGGAGTCTGCATATTGATCACTCCTGGACCCCCTTAGTCTTGCGTCGCGTGCTGGAATCGTTACCCGGGCTATCGCCACAGCGGAAAAGCGAACAAAGTCGCTTTAAGGTGTCCTATTTTTACGACGTACAGCTTGCTCCACCAATTGAGGAGATTCTTTGTGTACTTAGGCAACAAGATCTCTCTGTTAATGCTACATTATCATTTGGACAATACCTCGATCTTGTCCCAGCTCGAGCATCAAAGGGCCAGGCACTACGCTATGTCACTAGTCGTTACAATATCCCACTTGATCACACCCTCGTCACGGGAGGCTCAGGAGGAGATGCAGATATGCTACGTGGCAACACTCTCGGCGTAGTGGTTGCCAACCGTCATCAGGAAGAGCTTTCAGATCTAACTGCTAATGAACAAGTGTTCTTCGCCAGTCGCGCCCATGCCTGGGGAATCCTTGAAGCAATCAGCCACTACAATTTCTTCTAG
- a CDS encoding ABC transporter ATP-binding protein — protein MINTIASGAGPTGDLRLEGLNRRIAGRQILAGIDLAVAPGECLALLGPSGCGKSTILRLIAGLDRPDGGRILLAGRDITALAAGRRQVAMVFQSYALYPHLSVERNLSLGMELRGVPRQQQQQEADRVLSLLQLESFRSRRPSELSGGQRQRVALARALLRRPQVFLLDEPMSNLDAQLREELRPQLRAILCGGEAPVVYVTHDQQEAMGIADRIAVLQDGRLQQCGTPQELYTSPANVVVARFIGRPQINLLERGDGCLLGIRPEHLQAVEEGGVAVRVLSREWHGASQQLTVASPHGDLRWTTGGAQPINDQLRLGWQPQHEHRFDLATGLRCRSCTV, from the coding sequence ATGATCAACACCATCGCATCAGGGGCTGGGCCAACCGGTGATTTGAGGCTGGAGGGTCTGAACCGACGCATCGCTGGTCGGCAGATCCTCGCTGGCATCGACCTGGCCGTGGCGCCTGGTGAGTGTCTAGCGCTGCTGGGTCCAAGCGGCTGTGGCAAGAGCACCATCCTGCGCCTGATCGCCGGACTCGACCGCCCTGACGGCGGCCGCATCCTGCTGGCGGGTCGGGACATCACAGCCCTGGCCGCCGGACGGCGGCAGGTGGCGATGGTGTTTCAGAGCTATGCCCTCTACCCCCATCTGAGCGTCGAACGCAACCTCTCGCTGGGCATGGAGCTGCGCGGCGTGCCCCGGCAACAACAGCAGCAGGAGGCAGATCGGGTCCTCAGCCTGTTGCAGCTCGAGAGTTTCCGGAGCCGCAGGCCCTCCGAACTCTCCGGTGGCCAGCGTCAGCGGGTAGCCCTGGCCCGGGCCCTGCTACGCCGCCCCCAGGTGTTTCTGCTGGATGAACCGATGAGCAACCTCGATGCCCAGCTGCGGGAGGAGCTGCGGCCCCAGCTGCGGGCCATCCTTTGCGGTGGGGAGGCGCCGGTTGTTTATGTGACCCACGACCAGCAAGAGGCGATGGGCATCGCCGACCGTATCGCCGTGCTTCAGGACGGACGGCTGCAACAGTGCGGCACGCCCCAGGAGCTCTATACCAGTCCGGCCAACGTGGTGGTGGCCCGCTTCATCGGCCGCCCCCAGATCAATCTGCTGGAGCGGGGCGATGGCTGCCTGCTCGGAATCAGGCCTGAGCACCTCCAGGCGGTCGAGGAGGGGGGCGTGGCGGTGCGAGTGCTAAGCCGCGAATGGCATGGGGCCAGCCAGCAGCTGACCGTGGCCAGCCCCCATGGGGATCTGCGCTGGACCACCGGCGGTGCCCAGCCGATCAACGATCAGCTGCGGCTCGGCTGGCAGCCACAGCACGAACATCGCTTTGACCTGGCCACAGGGCTGCGCTGCCGATCCTGCACTGTTTAG
- a CDS encoding carbohydrate ABC transporter permease, with translation MSSSPLRQRPALLRISMVALLLLWSLAPMLWQLYTSLRTPESLLAGLAGLGGGWTLANYSAVLQADPPFGVYLLNSTVVGALSTLLTLALAIPCAYALSRRSDLLKLVIGGGLLAAAVFPYVLLFLALLQVARQLGLANNLLALCLPYAGLSLPLAVLLLQAAFADLPVDLEENALLEGFSLGQRLRWILLPLIGPAVASTGLLVFLFSWNEFPIALTWLSRNELLTLAPAMARIAGSSVFTVPHGAFAAATVLGGVPLLALLLIFQRQILAGLTQGAIKG, from the coding sequence ATGAGCAGCAGCCCCCTGCGCCAGCGCCCTGCCTTGCTGCGCATCTCCATGGTGGCCCTGTTGCTGCTCTGGAGCTTGGCACCGATGCTTTGGCAGCTTTACACCTCGCTACGTACCCCGGAATCCCTGCTGGCCGGGCTTGCCGGCCTCGGGGGCGGCTGGACCCTTGCCAACTACAGCGCGGTGCTGCAGGCCGATCCTCCCTTTGGGGTCTACCTGCTGAACAGCACCGTTGTGGGCGCCCTCAGCACCCTGCTCACCCTGGCTCTGGCCATCCCCTGCGCCTACGCCCTCAGCCGCCGTAGCGACCTGCTCAAGCTGGTGATTGGAGGCGGCCTGCTGGCGGCGGCGGTATTCCCTTACGTGCTGCTTTTCCTAGCGTTGTTGCAGGTGGCGCGGCAGCTGGGTCTGGCCAACAACCTGCTGGCCCTGTGCCTGCCCTATGCGGGTCTTTCCCTGCCCCTGGCGGTGCTGCTGCTGCAGGCAGCCTTTGCCGATTTGCCCGTGGACCTGGAGGAGAATGCCCTGCTGGAGGGCTTCAGCCTCGGCCAGAGGCTGCGCTGGATTCTGTTGCCGCTGATTGGCCCTGCGGTTGCGAGTACGGGGCTGCTGGTGTTCCTGTTCAGCTGGAACGAGTTCCCGATTGCCCTCACCTGGCTTAGCCGCAACGAGCTGCTCACGCTGGCCCCTGCGATGGCGCGGATTGCCGGGTCCTCTGTGTTTACTGTGCCCCATGGCGCCTTTGCCGCCGCCACCGTGCTGGGCGGTGTGCCGCTGCTCGCCCTGCTGCTGATCTTTCAACGCCAGATTTTAGCTGGCCTTACCCAGGGAGCGATCAAAGGATGA
- a CDS encoding carbohydrate ABC transporter permease — MSLLLMAPALLLLLAVFLWPMLDYAWLSLQAQTVFTGLKPVPVGLANWERLLGDGRFWQDAAQTLRFAVVSVGLELLLGLAIALLLHQSWRGRSLVRSLSLLPWALPTTVMALGWRWILNDPNGPINGVLQSLGLPSLPFLASTQLAWLAVVLADTWKTTPFVALLLLAGMQMIPADLYEAFALEGGRPWQGLLRITLPLLRPYVFIALIFRLAQALGVFDLVAVLTGGGPASSTETLALYAYLNAMRFLDFGYSATVMLGMFVLLLASALLLVLAQQRWRGARP; from the coding sequence ATGAGCCTGCTGCTGATGGCCCCGGCCCTGCTGTTGCTGCTGGCGGTGTTCCTCTGGCCAATGCTGGACTACGCCTGGCTCAGCCTGCAGGCCCAGACGGTGTTCACCGGGCTCAAACCGGTGCCGGTTGGTCTGGCCAACTGGGAGCGGCTGCTCGGAGATGGGCGCTTCTGGCAGGACGCTGCCCAGACCCTGCGCTTCGCGGTGGTGTCTGTGGGCCTTGAGCTGCTCCTGGGTCTTGCGATCGCCCTGCTGCTGCATCAGAGCTGGCGGGGCCGAAGCCTGGTGCGCAGCCTCAGCCTGCTGCCCTGGGCCCTGCCTACCACGGTGATGGCCCTCGGCTGGCGCTGGATCCTCAACGACCCCAACGGCCCGATCAATGGGGTTCTGCAGTCCCTGGGACTGCCCAGCCTGCCCTTTCTGGCCTCCACCCAGCTGGCCTGGCTGGCGGTGGTGCTTGCCGACACCTGGAAAACCACCCCCTTCGTGGCCCTGCTGCTGCTGGCCGGTATGCAGATGATTCCTGCCGATCTCTATGAGGCCTTCGCCCTTGAGGGGGGCCGGCCCTGGCAGGGGCTGCTCCGCATCACCCTGCCCCTGCTGCGGCCCTACGTGTTTATTGCACTGATCTTCCGGCTGGCCCAGGCCCTCGGCGTGTTCGACCTGGTGGCCGTGCTGACGGGCGGTGGGCCGGCCAGCAGCACCGAGACTCTGGCGCTCTACGCCTATCTCAATGCCATGCGCTTCCTCGATTTTGGCTACAGCGCCACGGTGATGCTGGGCATGTTCGTGCTGCTGCTGGCCTCTGCTTTGCTGCTGGTGCTGGCCCAGCAGCGCTGGCGGGGGGCGAGACCATGA
- a CDS encoding ABC transporter substrate-binding protein — MALLWGGLAWAGRPTTVRLLMPAPFADATAELVESFNREHRGLRIAVTRGPFETESVSDLAISSLLLGDSPYDLLLMDVTWTAKYAAAGWLLPLNDCLGPDPLAPLAAGARAGNVIDGNLWRVPMLADMGLLYWRTDLMAAPPRTPTELVEISERLQRQGKVRWGYVWQGRQYEGLSCVFLEMLRGFGGRWDNNGDGLNTPAATAAAAWLRQLIVKGISPAAVANFAEPEALQSFEAGEAAFMRNWPYAWQELQGPSSRVAGKVGVTMMVAEVGEPPAATQGSWGLSVLAGSRHPTEAVQVLQALTGEASQRRLVQRWGYSPTLTALFDDPALVAERPLLPILQNALESVALRPLNPGYAQLSDILQRQLSSVITGELEPALAMERAERGSQLLLEASGRGQEQ, encoded by the coding sequence TTGGCGCTGCTCTGGGGTGGCCTTGCCTGGGCAGGCCGTCCTACCACCGTGCGGCTGCTGATGCCCGCTCCCTTTGCCGACGCCACCGCCGAGCTGGTGGAGAGCTTCAACCGGGAGCACCGGGGCCTGCGCATCGCCGTAACCCGGGGACCCTTCGAGACGGAATCCGTTTCCGACCTGGCGATCAGCAGCCTGTTGCTGGGTGACAGCCCCTACGACTTGCTGCTGATGGATGTGACCTGGACGGCGAAATACGCTGCCGCCGGCTGGTTGCTGCCCCTCAACGACTGTTTGGGCCCCGATCCCCTGGCCCCCCTGGCCGCCGGAGCGCGGGCGGGCAACGTCATCGACGGCAACCTCTGGCGCGTGCCGATGCTGGCCGACATGGGCCTTTTGTACTGGCGCACCGATCTGATGGCCGCCCCTCCCCGCACGCCCACCGAGCTGGTTGAGATCTCCGAGCGACTGCAGCGGCAAGGCAAGGTGCGCTGGGGGTATGTGTGGCAAGGGCGCCAATACGAGGGCCTGAGCTGCGTGTTCCTCGAAATGCTGCGCGGTTTCGGTGGCAGATGGGACAACAACGGCGATGGCCTCAACACGCCGGCGGCCACCGCAGCGGCTGCGTGGCTGCGGCAGCTGATCGTCAAAGGGATCAGCCCCGCAGCCGTTGCCAACTTCGCCGAACCCGAGGCCCTGCAGAGCTTCGAAGCTGGAGAGGCGGCGTTCATGCGCAACTGGCCCTACGCCTGGCAGGAGCTGCAGGGGCCATCCAGCCGGGTGGCCGGCAAGGTGGGGGTGACCATGATGGTGGCCGAGGTCGGTGAGCCCCCCGCTGCCACCCAGGGCAGTTGGGGGCTTTCGGTTTTGGCCGGCAGCCGCCACCCTACAGAGGCCGTTCAGGTGCTCCAGGCCCTGACCGGGGAAGCGAGCCAGCGCCGGTTGGTGCAGCGCTGGGGCTACTCCCCCACCCTCACCGCCCTCTTCGACGACCCGGCCCTGGTGGCGGAGAGACCCCTGTTGCCGATCCTGCAGAACGCCCTGGAATCGGTTGCCCTGCGCCCGCTCAACCCCGGCTATGCCCAGCTCAGCGACATCCTGCAGCGCCAGCTCAGCAGCGTGATCACCGGAGAGCTGGAGCCTGCCCTTGCCATGGAGCGCGCCGAACGGGGCAGCCAATTGCTGCTGGAGGCCAGTGGCCGGGGGCAAGAGCAATGA
- the pstS gene encoding phosphate ABC transporter substrate-binding protein PstS — protein sequence MTFAKKALIVGTVAAIGAGTTSAVIPVLAQATISGAGATFPAAFYQRAFAGVANKVRVNYQSVGSGSGIRQYVAGTVDFGATDAPIKASEAAKVKRGVIQFPAVGGTIAIAYNKADCKNLKLTQQQAVDIFLGKIKTWDQLKCGKGKITVAHRSDGSGTTFAFTNSLSAFSSEWKSKVGEGKSVKWPVGVGGKGNEGVAGVVQNTSGAIGYLNQSYVRGAIKAAALQNKAGKFVLPTEASGAAALNNIKLDSMLAGEEPNPAGANSYPISTLTWILAYRTGNGAKAPAIRQAMLFLLSPKAQGQASSLGFVPLKGNILAASKKAVSQIGQ from the coding sequence ATGACCTTCGCCAAGAAGGCCCTGATTGTCGGTACCGTTGCTGCGATTGGTGCAGGCACAACTTCTGCCGTCATTCCTGTCCTTGCCCAGGCCACCATCAGTGGTGCCGGCGCAACCTTCCCTGCAGCTTTTTACCAGCGCGCTTTCGCTGGTGTGGCCAACAAGGTCCGCGTCAACTACCAGTCCGTTGGTTCCGGCTCTGGCATACGTCAGTATGTGGCCGGCACCGTTGACTTCGGCGCAACCGACGCGCCGATCAAGGCTTCGGAAGCTGCCAAAGTCAAGCGTGGTGTGATCCAGTTTCCCGCTGTGGGTGGCACCATCGCAATTGCCTACAACAAGGCCGACTGCAAGAATCTCAAGCTGACCCAGCAGCAAGCCGTCGATATCTTCCTCGGCAAGATCAAAACCTGGGATCAGCTCAAGTGCGGCAAGGGGAAGATCACCGTTGCCCACCGCTCCGACGGTTCGGGCACCACCTTTGCCTTCACCAACAGCCTCTCGGCCTTTTCCTCCGAGTGGAAGAGCAAGGTGGGTGAGGGCAAGAGTGTTAAGTGGCCCGTGGGCGTGGGGGGCAAGGGTAACGAGGGCGTCGCCGGCGTGGTTCAGAACACCTCCGGCGCCATCGGCTATCTCAATCAGAGCTACGTCAGGGGTGCGATCAAAGCTGCTGCCCTGCAAAACAAGGCCGGCAAATTCGTGTTGCCTACCGAGGCGAGCGGTGCCGCTGCCCTCAACAACATCAAACTCGATTCAATGCTGGCCGGCGAAGAGCCCAATCCCGCTGGTGCCAACAGCTACCCGATTTCGACTCTCACCTGGATCCTGGCCTACCGCACCGGTAATGGTGCCAAGGCCCCCGCAATCCGCCAGGCAATGTTGTTTTTGCTGAGCCCCAAGGCCCAGGGTCAGGCCTCCAGCCTCGGCTTTGTACCCCTCAAAGGCAACATTCTCGCTGCTTCCAAGAAGGCCGTTAGCCAGATTGGCCAGTGA